The DNA segment CGGGGCGCGCGCGTGGCGCTGTGCGAGACGCTGAACTATCCCGGCGGCTGCGCCAGCACCTTCCGGCGGGACGGCCATGCCTTCGAGGCCGGGGCCACGCTCTTCTCCGGCTTCGAGCCGCACCAGCTCTTCGGCCGGTGGATTCGCGAGCACGCCCTGCCCGTGACGGTGGAGTGGCTGGACCCCGTGGTGGAGCTGCGCACGCCGGGACTGCGGCTGCCCGTGCATCGGGACCGGGAGCGTTTCATCGCGTCGCTCTGCGCCCTGCCTGGCGCGCCCGTGTCCGCGGTGCGGCGCTTCTTCGAGCTGCAGGAGAAGGTCGCCGGCGCCCTGTGGCCGCTGTTCGATGACCCGACGCTGCTGCCGCCGCTGGACGTGAAGTCCCTGCTGCGCCATGCGGGCCGGGCCTTCCAGTACCCGCTGCTGCTGCGCTGGCTGGGGCGGCCGCTGGGCGCGGTGCTGGAGCACCTGGGGCTGACGGGCTTCACGCCGCTGCGCACGTACCTGGATGCGCTCTGTCAAATCACCGTGCAGTGCAACGCGGCGGAGGCGGAGGCCCCCTTCGCCCTGGCGGCCATGGACTACTACTGGCGCGGCACGGGACATGTGCGAGGCGGCATCGGGAGGCTGGCGGAGGCCCTGGCGCACGCGGTGGAGGCGCGCGGCGGCACGGTGCTGCTGGCCAACCGGGTGAAGTCCCTCACGCGGGTGCCCGGAGGCTGGAGCGTGGCCTCACGACGCGGCGAGCTGCTGGCGCGGAACGTGGTGGCCAACCTGCTGCCGAAGGGAGTGACGCGGCTGCTGGGCCTGCCGCCCGAGCAGCTCCCCAAGCTGGGCGCGCTGTCGGGTCGTATCGAAGAGGGCTGGGGCGCGGCGATGCTGTACCTCGTGGTGAAGGCGCCGGAGCATGGGGACGCCAGCGCGCACCACCTCGAGCTGGTGCGGGACGAGGGGGCGCCGTTCATCGAGGGCAACCACCTGTTCATGTCCATCAGCGGCGCGGCGGACGAAGGCCGCGCGCCACCGGGTCACCGCACGGTGACGGTGTCCACGCACGTGCCGCTGAAGACGCTGGCGCGCATGCCGGCGGAGGAGCAGGGCCGCTACCTGTCCGGAATCCAGGAGCGCATGCACGAAGGCCTGGAGCAGCTGGCGCCGGAGTGGATGGCGGGGCTCACGCACACGATGACGGCGTCGCCGCGCACGTACCAGCGCTTCACGCAGCGGGAAGGCGGCGCGGTGGGCGGCGTGCCCCGGCGCGCGGGGCTGGCCAACTACCGGGGCCTGGGCCCCATGCAGGTGCTGGACGGGCTGTGGCTGGTGGGGGACTCGGTGTTCCCAGGGCAGAGCACGCTGGCCACCGCGGTGGGCGGCGTGCGCACGGCCGCGAGCATTGCCTCGCGAGGCTGATGGCCGGTGCCTCTCGACACGCCTGGCAAAGAGCGTCGCAGGGCGGCAGGGAGCGCCCAGGCGCGAGCAGTGCCGCGCGGCCGGTGCGGGGTGAGCGCCCGCCCCGCCGGAAGTGCGACTCAGGCGCCCCGCGCCTCCACGGAGCCGCCCACGGTGGGGGGCTCGTTGCGCGCGGTGGAGGCCAGCTCCGCGAGGATGCGCACCGCCTCGCGCGCCGCTGCCTCCGGCCGCACGCTCGTGTCGGAGATGCCGGCAATCAACCGGGTGATGTCGTGGTCCACCCTGCCCTGCCGTCCCCACGCCCGCGCCGAAGGCGCGCTGAGGTACGCGGAGAAGGCGTGGTGCCCGGAGCCCGGCCGCTCGCCGATGACGTGCACCAGCGCCCGGGGCGCCGCCTCGTCCGGGTCACCGAACAGCAGCTCCCCCACCTGGTAGCCCGCGCGCACGCGGCCGTACTTAACCACCAGGTGCTCGGGCGCCACCTTCCAGCCCGCGGCAGCCAGCTCGTGCCGCAGCTCGGCCAGGAATGGCCGCAGGTGCCCCTCGTCCATCAGCGAGCGCGCGTCCAGCCCATCCGAAATCACGATCTGCGCGTCCCACTGCCCCGCATGCATCAGCCGCAGCATCCGCACCGCCATCTCGGACGAGGCGTCCAGCCGCTCGCCCGACGGCGGGTGCAGGATGTAGTCGCGCCGGTCCTCCGAGCACGTCCGCAGCCACACCGCGTCCGGAAGCCGCTCCACGTCCGCCGCGGACAGCTCCGACCAGATGCCCGCCTTCGCGTCCTCGTACAGCGCGTGGAGCTCCCGCTCCAGCGACGGCTCCAGGTCCCACGGCTGCGCCCCGTGCCCCACCGCCAGCGGCACGCTGCGCTCACGCACCGCCGCCATCTCCCGCTTCGCCTCCGCGAGCACCTCCGCGTCCGGGCGCGTGTCCCCCTTGCGCCGCCGGTACTGCAGGTACACCCACGCCGGGTCACCGAAGTGCGCCGTGGGCTTCCCGTCCGCGTCGATGACGCCCAGCTCCTGGAAGAAGGCCCACATCCGGTCATCCACCTTGAGGCCGAACTTCTCCCGCAGCCGCACGTGGTCCTGGAACGCCGTCGTCAGGTAGCTGAGCATCGGGTCGTTCCGCGTGGGCAGCGCCATGAGGTAGCCGGGGCCCGCCGGGGCCACCTGCTCCAGGCACCAGCCCAGGTCGTCCAGCGACACGTCCATGTGCAGCGTGGAGCACACGTCCAGGCCAATCATCAGCCCGTGCAGCTTGCCCATGACGATGTCTTCCAGGCAGCAGCGCACCAGCTGCTCCCGGGTGCGGAACACCTCCGGCCCGATGAAGCCCGCCACGTCATTCACGTGCACCCACGGCTCCGGCGCCCGCCCCGCCCCGAGCTGCGCCAGCGCCACGCGCGCCTTGAGCGCCCGCGCGAAGCCGTACTTGCGCGCCTCGTGGATGAGCATGTCGCAGCCGTGGTGGTGTCCGTTCGTCGCGTCCGCGCCCTGCCCCGTCTCGAAGTAGAGGCCGAACTTCCCGGTGCGCCGCGCCGCGTACCCCACCATCTTCTCGATGGTGACGTCGAAGGTGCGGTTGGCGGACTCGTTGCCCGCCAGGCTCTGGAACCAGATGCCCGTGGTGCCCGGCTGCCGCGCCTCCACCTGCGCCTGCACGTCGATGTGTGACAGCACGCAGTGGGGCATCACCTCGTCGAGCCCGAAGGTGACGAGGATGTCGTGCAGCGCCGCCTCCACCGCCGCCACGGAAGAGGGAACCGAGGACACCGGGTTGGTGCCCAGCACCACGTCTCCCACCGCGAAGGACCAGCCGTTGAAGACCTGCCAGCGGATGTCGTCCGGGTGGTCCGTGGGCGAGTTCGGCTGCAGCCGCGCGCCCAGGTAGCCCTTCGCGCCCAGCTTGCTGCCCGGCAGCGGGTGGAAGATGCGGGCCCCCACGGCCGTCAGCTCCGCGTCGCTCATCAGCTTCACGACACAGGCGATGACGTCACTGCCCAGGCCGCCGAGGATGGCGTGGACCTCCGCCTCGTCCGCGGTGAGCAGGAACGACTTCAGCTGTCCCAGCGTCCACTCGGACAGCTCGGGCAGCAGCTCCATGTCCAGCCCCTCCAGCATGAAGGCGTGGAGCCGGTCCTCGAACGGCGGGTGCGAGTGGATGGCGCCCAGCTTCGTGCGGGACAAGAGCGCACGCGCGTTGGCGCGAGACGTCTCGTCCGCCGCGGCGATGCCGAGTGTCGCATCTCCTTCCTTGAACGCGTTGGCCGCGCCGAGAACCTGCTGATACAGGCGCTGATCGAAGAAACCCTGGACCCGGTGGACGTAGCCGAACACGTCCTCGCCGGTGAGGACGTCGCGGAGAAACACGCTCATGGCGCGGCACAATGTATCCGCCGTCCCATTCGGGAAGCCACGCACGGCTCGTCCTGTCACCTGGGTGACGCCCGCCTGTCGGCTCCGGGTTCATGAAACGGATTCATTGCGGCACCAAGCGGTGACGGGAAGCCGGGGC comes from the Pyxidicoccus xibeiensis genome and includes:
- a CDS encoding phytoene desaturase family protein, with translation MPSTWYDAVVVGAGFGGLATALELTRRGARVALCETLNYPGGCASTFRRDGHAFEAGATLFSGFEPHQLFGRWIREHALPVTVEWLDPVVELRTPGLRLPVHRDRERFIASLCALPGAPVSAVRRFFELQEKVAGALWPLFDDPTLLPPLDVKSLLRHAGRAFQYPLLLRWLGRPLGAVLEHLGLTGFTPLRTYLDALCQITVQCNAAEAEAPFALAAMDYYWRGTGHVRGGIGRLAEALAHAVEARGGTVLLANRVKSLTRVPGGWSVASRRGELLARNVVANLLPKGVTRLLGLPPEQLPKLGALSGRIEEGWGAAMLYLVVKAPEHGDASAHHLELVRDEGAPFIEGNHLFMSISGAADEGRAPPGHRTVTVSTHVPLKTLARMPAEEQGRYLSGIQERMHEGLEQLAPEWMAGLTHTMTASPRTYQRFTQREGGAVGGVPRRAGLANYRGLGPMQVLDGLWLVGDSVFPGQSTLATAVGGVRTAASIASRG
- the eutB gene encoding ethanolamine ammonia-lyase subunit EutB encodes the protein MSVFLRDVLTGEDVFGYVHRVQGFFDQRLYQQVLGAANAFKEGDATLGIAAADETSRANARALLSRTKLGAIHSHPPFEDRLHAFMLEGLDMELLPELSEWTLGQLKSFLLTADEAEVHAILGGLGSDVIACVVKLMSDAELTAVGARIFHPLPGSKLGAKGYLGARLQPNSPTDHPDDIRWQVFNGWSFAVGDVVLGTNPVSSVPSSVAAVEAALHDILVTFGLDEVMPHCVLSHIDVQAQVEARQPGTTGIWFQSLAGNESANRTFDVTIEKMVGYAARRTGKFGLYFETGQGADATNGHHHGCDMLIHEARKYGFARALKARVALAQLGAGRAPEPWVHVNDVAGFIGPEVFRTREQLVRCCLEDIVMGKLHGLMIGLDVCSTLHMDVSLDDLGWCLEQVAPAGPGYLMALPTRNDPMLSYLTTAFQDHVRLREKFGLKVDDRMWAFFQELGVIDADGKPTAHFGDPAWVYLQYRRRKGDTRPDAEVLAEAKREMAAVRERSVPLAVGHGAQPWDLEPSLERELHALYEDAKAGIWSELSAADVERLPDAVWLRTCSEDRRDYILHPPSGERLDASSEMAVRMLRLMHAGQWDAQIVISDGLDARSLMDEGHLRPFLAELRHELAAAGWKVAPEHLVVKYGRVRAGYQVGELLFGDPDEAAPRALVHVIGERPGSGHHAFSAYLSAPSARAWGRQGRVDHDITRLIAGISDTSVRPEAAAREAVRILAELASTARNEPPTVGGSVEARGA